A window of Lagenorhynchus albirostris chromosome 11, mLagAlb1.1, whole genome shotgun sequence contains these coding sequences:
- the SOX10 gene encoding transcription factor SOX-10: MAEEQDLSEVELSPVGSEEPRCLSPGSAPSLGPDGGGGGGGSGLRASPGPGELGKVKKEQQDGEADDDKFPVCIREAVSQVLSGYDWTLVPMPVRVNGASKSKPHVKRPMNAFMVWAQAARRKLADQYPHLHNAELSKTLGKLWRLLNESDKRPFIEEAERLRMQHKKDHPDYKYQPRRRKNGKAAQGESECPGGEAEQGSAAAIQAHYKSAHLDHRHPGEGSPMSDGNPEHPSGQSHGPPTPPTTPKTELQSGKADPKRDGRSMGEGGKPHIDFGNVDIGEISHEVMSNMETFDVAELDQYLPPNGHPGHVGSYSAAGYGLGSALAVASGHSAWISKPPGVALPTVSPPGVDAKAQVKTETAGPQGPPHYTDQPSTSQIAYTSLSLPHYGSAFPSISRPQFDYSDHQPSGPYYGHSGQTSGLYSAFSYMGPSQRPLYTAISDPSPSGPQSHSPTHWEQPVYTTLSRP, encoded by the exons ATGGCGGAGGAGCAGGACCTGTCCGAGGTGGAGCTGAGCCCCGTGGGCTCCGAGGAGCCGCGCTGCCTGTCCCCGGGGAGCGCGCCCTCTCTGGGGCCCGACGGCGGCGGTGGAGGCGGCGGATCGGGCCTGCGAGCCAGCCCGGGGCCCGGCGAGCTGGGCAAGGTCAAGAAGGAGCAGCAGGACGGCGAGGCGGACGATGACAAGTTCCCCGTGTGCATCCGCGAGGCCGTCAGCCAGGTGCTCAGCGGCTACGACTGGACGCTGGTGCCCATGCCCGTGCGCGTCAACGGCGCCAGCAAGAGCAAACCGCACGTCAAGCGGCCCATGAACGCCTTCATGGTGTGGGCGCAGGCAGCGCGCAGGAAGCTGGCGGACCAGTACCCGCACCTGCACAACGCCGAGCTCAGCAAGACGCTGGGCAAGCTCTGGAG gctgctGAATGAGAGTGACAAGCGCCCCTTCATTGAGGAGGCCGAGCGGCTCCGGATGCAGCACAAGAAGGATCACCCAGATTACAAGTACCAGCCGCGGAGGCGGAAGAACGGGAAGGCGGCCCAGGGAGAGTCAGAGTGCCCAGGCGGGGAGGCCGAGCAGGGCAGTGCTGCTGCCATCCAGGCCCACTACAAGAGCGCCCACCTGGACCACCGGCACCCGGGCGAGGGCTCCCCGATGTCAGATGGAAACCCCGAGCACCCCTCGG GCCAGAGCCATGGCCCGCCCACCCCTCCGACCACCCCAAAGACAGAGCTGCAGTCGGGCAAGGCAGACCCCAAGCGGGATGGGCGCTCCATGGGGGAGGGCGGGAAGCCTCACATCGACTTCGGCAACGTGGACATCGGTGAGATCAGCCACGAGGTAATGTCCAACATGGAGACCTTTGATGTGGCTGAGTTGGACCAGTACCTGCCGCCCAACGGGCACCCGGGCCATGTGGGCAGCTACTCGGCAGCTGGCTACGGGCTGGGCAGCGCCCTGGCTGTGGCCAGTGGACACTCTGCCTGGATCTCCAAGCCTCCAGGTGTGGCTCTGCCCACGGTCTCGCCACCTGGTGTGGATGCCAAAGCCCAGGTGAAGACGGAGACTGCGGGGCCCCAGGGGCCCCCGCACTACACTGACCAGCCGTCCACCTCGCAGATCGCCTACACCTCCCTCAGTCTGCCCCACTATGGCTCCGCCTTCCCCTCCATCTCCCGCCCCCAGTTTGACTACTCTGACCATCAGCCCTCAGGACCCTATTATGGCCATTCAGGCCAGACCTCTGGCCTCTACTCGGCCTTCTCCTACATGGGGCCCTCACAGCGGCCCCTCTACACGGCCATCTCTGACCCCAGCCCCTCAGGGCCCCAGTCCCACAGCCCCACACACTGGGAGCAGCCAGTATATACGACGCTGTCCCGGCCTTAA